A single region of the Streptomyces sp. NBC_01262 genome encodes:
- the rpsE gene encoding 30S ribosomal protein S5, whose translation MAGPQRRGSGAGGGERRERKDRRDGGQQAEKTAYVERVVAINRVAKVVKGGRRFSFTALVVVGDGDGTVGVGYGKAKEVPAAIAKGVEEAKKHFFKVPRIQGTIPHPIQGEKAAGVVMLKPASPGTGVIAGGPVRAVLECAGVHDILSKSLGSSNAINIVHATVAALQGLQRPEEIAARRGLPLEDVAPAALLRARAGVGA comes from the coding sequence ATGGCTGGACCCCAGCGCCGCGGAAGCGGTGCCGGTGGCGGCGAGCGGCGAGAGCGCAAGGACCGGCGGGACGGCGGCCAGCAGGCCGAGAAGACCGCTTACGTCGAGCGTGTTGTCGCGATCAACCGCGTCGCCAAGGTTGTGAAGGGTGGTCGTCGCTTCAGCTTCACCGCGCTGGTCGTGGTGGGCGATGGTGACGGCACCGTCGGTGTCGGTTACGGCAAGGCCAAGGAGGTGCCGGCCGCCATCGCCAAGGGTGTTGAGGAGGCCAAGAAGCACTTCTTCAAGGTCCCCCGTATCCAGGGCACCATTCCTCACCCGATCCAGGGCGAGAAGGCTGCGGGCGTCGTCATGCTCAAGCCGGCTTCCCCCGGTACCGGCGTTATCGCCGGTGGCCCGGTGCGTGCCGTGCTCGAGTGCGCCGGCGTCCACGACATCCTGTCGAAGTCGCTCGGATCGTCGAACGCGATCAACATCGTGCACGCCACGGTGGCCGCTCTTCAGGGCCTTCAGCGCCCCGAGGAGATCGCCGCCCGCCGCGGCCTGCCGCTGGAGGACGTCGCGCCCGCAGCCCTGCTGCGTGCT
- the rplF gene encoding 50S ribosomal protein L6, whose protein sequence is MSRIGRLPIPVPAGVDVTIDGRTVSVKGPKGSLSHTVAAPIEIAKGEDGTLQVTRPNDERLNKALHGLSRTLVANMITGVTAGYVKKLEISGVGYRVQAKGSNLEFALGYSHPILVEAPEGISFKVENPTRFSVEGIDKQKVGEVAANIRKLRKPDPYKAKGVKYEGEVIRRKVGKAGK, encoded by the coding sequence ATGTCGCGTATTGGACGGCTGCCCATCCCGGTTCCCGCCGGCGTGGACGTCACCATCGATGGCCGGACGGTCTCGGTAAAGGGTCCCAAGGGCTCCCTTTCCCACACCGTTGCCGCGCCGATCGAGATCGCCAAGGGCGAGGACGGCACCCTGCAGGTGACCCGCCCCAACGACGAGCGTCTGAACAAGGCCCTGCACGGCCTGTCCCGCACGCTGGTGGCGAACATGATCACCGGCGTGACCGCGGGCTACGTGAAGAAGCTCGAAATCAGCGGTGTCGGCTACCGCGTCCAGGCGAAGGGCTCCAACCTGGAGTTCGCCCTGGGCTACAGCCACCCGATCCTTGTCGAGGCCCCCGAGGGCATCTCCTTCAAGGTCGAGAACCCCACCCGGTTCTCGGTCGAGGGCATCGACAAGCAGAAGGTCGGCGAGGTTGCCGCGAACATCCGCAAGCTGCGGAAGCCCGACCCGTACAAGGCCAAGGGCGTCAAGTACGAGGGCGAAGTCATCCGCCGCAAGGTCGGAAAGGCGGGTAAGTAA
- the rpsH gene encoding 30S ribosomal protein S8, translating to MTMTDPIADMLTRLRNANSAYHDEVTMPFSKIKSHIAEILQQEGYIAGWKVEDAEVGKNLTVDLKFGPNRERSIAGIKRISKPGLRVYAKSTNLPKVLGGLGVAIISTSHGLLTGQQAAKKGVGGEVLAYVW from the coding sequence ATGACCATGACTGACCCGATCGCAGACATGCTGACGCGTCTGCGGAACGCGAACTCCGCGTACCACGATGAAGTCACCATGCCGTTCAGCAAGATCAAGTCGCACATCGCGGAAATCCTCCAGCAGGAGGGTTACATCGCCGGTTGGAAGGTCGAGGACGCCGAGGTCGGCAAGAACCTCACCGTCGACCTGAAGTTCGGCCCGAACCGCGAGCGCTCGATCGCCGGCATCAAGCGCATCAGCAAGCCCGGTCTGCGGGTCTACGCAAAGTCCACCAACCTGCCGAAGGTGCTCGGCGGCCTGGGCGTGGCGATCATCTCCACGTCCCACGGTCTCCTCACCGGCCAGCAGGCTGCCAAGAAGGGTGTAGGCGGAGAAGTCCTCGCCTACGTCTGGTAA
- the rplR gene encoding 50S ribosomal protein L18 — MAYGVKIAKGKAYKGAALKRRHIRVRKRISGTEERPRLVVTRSNRGITAQVIDDIAGHTLASASTLDASIRGGEGDKSAKAKQVGQLVAERAKAKGVETVVFDRGGNQYAGRIAALADAAREAGLKF; from the coding sequence ATGGCATACGGTGTAAAGATCGCCAAGGGCAAGGCGTACAAGGGCGCAGCCCTCAAGCGCCGCCACATCCGGGTCCGCAAGCGGATCTCCGGTACGGAAGAGCGCCCGCGCCTGGTCGTTACCCGCTCCAACCGCGGTATCACGGCTCAGGTCATCGACGACATCGCGGGCCACACGCTCGCGTCGGCGTCGACCCTCGACGCGTCCATCCGCGGCGGCGAAGGCGACAAGAGCGCCAAGGCGAAGCAGGTCGGCCAGCTTGTGGCCGAGCGTGCGAAGGCCAAGGGCGTCGAGACTGTCGTCTTCGACCGTGGCGGCAACCAGTACGCCGGGCGCATCGCCGCCCTGGCGGACGCCGCCCGCGAAGCCGGGCTCAAGTTCTGA
- a CDS encoding type Z 30S ribosomal protein S14 — MAKKALIAKAARKPKFAVRGYNRCQRCGRPHSVYRKFGLCRVCLREMAHRGELPGVTKSSW; from the coding sequence GTGGCGAAGAAGGCTCTCATTGCCAAGGCTGCCCGCAAGCCCAAGTTTGCGGTCCGCGGCTACAACCGTTGCCAGCGCTGCGGTCGACCCCACTCCGTCTACCGCAAGTTCGGCCTTTGCCGCGTGTGCCTTCGTGAGATGGCCCACCGTGGCGAGCTGCCGGGCGTGACCAAGAGCTCCTGGTAA